From Aurantimicrobium sp. INA4, one genomic window encodes:
- the secD gene encoding protein translocase subunit SecD, whose translation MARSQTTRKALRSLTWLLVLIAGLVGINAAGVIWGGGSWTPKLALDLEGGTQIVLAPKLESGQKVSEEQMAQAVSIIRQRIDSAGVSEAEINTQGNQNIVVSIPGQPDDATLARIEASAKLDFRAVLIAGAPTTSVVGADGTATPVPQGPIDPNLSSVPAVAPSNGSDLNWITPALQAQYEQFDCADENIQAASTAPEDQPLITCDFTNTVKYLLGPVEVSGSDISDASAGMVTSSTGASTGQWAVDLSFNDKGTKAFGDVTTRLFGLTGSQNQFAIVLDGRVLTAPSTNAAITTGSAQITGGFTQESSKTLADQLKYGALPIGFQVQSSETISATLGSTQLMSGLLAGAIGLILVVLYSLIQYRALGLVTVASLAVAALMTYLLVTILSWREGYRLSLAGVAGLIVAIGITADSFIVYFERIRDELRDGRGLESAIEAGWKRAFRTIVASDTVNFLAAIVLFILAVGNVRGFALTLGLTTIVDLFVVALFTHPMLQLLGQTRYFNGGSTFSGLNPQALGATYRGRAQFAPAKRVSTEKLAKSSKEALKRQTIAERKAQQSSEAKEEN comes from the coding sequence ATGGCGCGTTCCCAAACTACGCGTAAGGCTCTTCGATCCCTTACGTGGCTTCTTGTATTGATTGCCGGCCTGGTCGGAATTAACGCTGCCGGTGTGATCTGGGGCGGGGGTTCATGGACTCCGAAACTTGCACTTGACCTTGAGGGTGGAACCCAGATTGTTCTTGCCCCCAAGCTCGAGAGTGGCCAAAAGGTTTCAGAAGAACAAATGGCCCAAGCGGTATCCATTATTCGACAGAGAATTGACTCCGCAGGAGTTTCTGAAGCTGAAATAAATACTCAGGGAAATCAAAACATTGTTGTTTCTATTCCAGGTCAACCTGATGATGCAACGCTGGCCAGAATTGAAGCTTCAGCGAAACTAGATTTCCGGGCTGTCCTCATTGCCGGTGCACCGACAACCTCTGTTGTAGGAGCAGATGGAACGGCAACACCCGTTCCTCAAGGGCCAATTGATCCTAATTTGTCTTCTGTGCCTGCTGTCGCACCTTCCAACGGAAGTGACTTGAACTGGATTACACCAGCTCTTCAAGCCCAGTATGAGCAGTTTGATTGCGCTGACGAGAACATTCAAGCCGCAAGCACAGCTCCAGAAGACCAACCCTTGATTACCTGCGATTTCACAAACACGGTGAAGTACTTACTGGGGCCAGTTGAAGTTTCTGGTTCTGATATCTCGGATGCTTCAGCAGGGATGGTCACCTCCTCTACGGGTGCTAGTACAGGCCAGTGGGCAGTTGATCTCTCCTTCAATGACAAAGGCACCAAAGCTTTTGGTGATGTTACAACCCGTTTATTTGGTCTTACCGGTTCTCAAAACCAGTTCGCAATTGTTCTTGACGGTCGTGTACTCACAGCACCTTCAACCAATGCCGCCATCACCACTGGTAGCGCTCAAATTACTGGTGGCTTCACTCAAGAGAGTTCAAAAACTCTTGCAGATCAATTGAAGTATGGTGCACTCCCAATCGGTTTCCAGGTTCAATCCTCAGAAACAATTTCAGCGACCTTGGGTTCAACCCAGCTCATGAGTGGTCTTTTAGCTGGAGCTATTGGTTTGATTCTTGTTGTTCTGTACTCATTGATTCAATATCGTGCATTGGGTTTGGTTACAGTAGCTTCACTTGCAGTTGCAGCACTGATGACTTATCTTCTCGTCACGATTTTGTCGTGGCGTGAAGGGTATCGACTTTCTCTTGCTGGTGTCGCTGGTTTGATCGTGGCTATCGGTATTACCGCCGATTCATTCATCGTCTACTTTGAGAGAATTCGAGACGAACTACGAGACGGACGAGGTCTTGAATCTGCAATCGAGGCAGGTTGGAAGCGTGCATTCCGAACCATCGTTGCCAGTGACACGGTCAACTTCCTGGCGGCCATAGTGCTCTTCATTCTTGCTGTTGGTAACGTTCGAGGCTTCGCGCTGACATTGGGTTTGACCACAATTGTCGACCTTTTTGTCGTTGCCCTCTTTACTCACCCGATGCTTCAACTTTTGGGACAAACTCGTTATTTCAACGGGGGAAGTACCTTCTCGGGTCTGAATCCTCAAGCTTTGGGTGCAACATATCGTGGGCGTGCACAATTTGCTCCCGCAAAACGTGTCTCAACTGAGAAGCTGGCTAAGTCCTCGAAAGAAGCGCTAAAGCGTCAGACAATTGCCGAGCGTAAAGCCCAACAATCCTCTGAAGCGAAGGAGGAAAACTAA
- the yajC gene encoding preprotein translocase subunit YajC, whose protein sequence is MDPMTLFMMAVLAVLVFFMFRNGQKRKKAAEELQKTVVPGAHVMTTFGVYGTIKSIDDAENIVVLETSPKNTLKLHRQAIARVVENAAVAPSAGESIGADITKLALDPEAEAGALEIDPQFGERKPKNKK, encoded by the coding sequence ATGGATCCCATGACACTTTTCATGATGGCTGTGTTGGCCGTTTTGGTCTTCTTCATGTTCCGCAATGGACAAAAGCGTAAGAAAGCTGCTGAAGAGCTTCAGAAGACAGTGGTTCCCGGGGCGCACGTGATGACCACTTTTGGCGTTTACGGAACAATCAAGTCCATTGATGACGCTGAGAACATTGTTGTTCTCGAGACTTCTCCCAAAAACACTCTCAAACTTCACCGCCAAGCTATTGCACGTGTTGTAGAAAACGCTGCTGTCGCTCCATCCGCCGGTGAATCAATTGGCGCAGATATCACCAAACTCGCTCTAGACCCAGAGGCAGAAGCTGGTGCACTCGAAATTGATCCTCAATTTGGTGAGCGCAAGCCAAAAAACAAAAAGTAA
- the ruvB gene encoding Holliday junction branch migration DNA helicase RuvB translates to MSGDAVTSGQPLNDSERDFEGALRPQSLTEFVGQHKVVSQLGLLLKAAEMDSRTPDHILLSGPPGLGKTTLAMIVAHESGRSLRMSSGPAISHAGDLAALLSSLVPGEVLFIDEIHRMARSAEEMLYLAMEDFRIDIMVGKGVGASSIPLDLPPFTLVGATTRTGLLASPLRDRFGFTAHLEFYEVEELRTVLTRSAQLLSITIPESALLEIARRSRGTPRIANRLLRRVRDYMTVHSSEDAAHAVELALALYDVDERGLDRLDRSVLSALVERFNGGPVGVNSLAISIGEESETIEATVEPFLIREGLMSRTHRGRIATSQGWAHLGLTPPSINP, encoded by the coding sequence ATGTCTGGCGACGCTGTGACTTCTGGGCAACCACTCAACGACAGTGAACGAGACTTTGAAGGTGCGCTTCGCCCTCAATCATTAACTGAATTTGTTGGACAACACAAAGTCGTCAGTCAATTGGGGTTGCTTCTCAAAGCTGCCGAAATGGATTCTCGAACACCCGACCACATCCTGTTATCGGGCCCACCTGGCCTAGGGAAAACAACGCTGGCCATGATTGTTGCGCATGAATCTGGTCGATCACTTCGGATGTCTAGTGGCCCCGCCATTAGTCATGCAGGTGATTTAGCAGCATTGCTTTCCTCACTTGTTCCTGGTGAAGTTCTTTTCATTGATGAAATACACCGCATGGCCCGATCTGCAGAAGAAATGCTGTATCTCGCCATGGAAGATTTTCGCATTGACATCATGGTTGGTAAAGGGGTGGGAGCTTCCTCCATTCCTCTTGATTTACCCCCATTTACGCTTGTGGGAGCCACTACGAGAACTGGACTACTGGCGAGTCCACTTCGGGACCGTTTTGGATTTACTGCTCATCTTGAGTTTTATGAAGTTGAAGAACTCAGGACTGTTCTCACACGATCAGCCCAACTCCTATCCATCACCATTCCGGAATCAGCTCTTCTCGAAATTGCACGTCGAAGCCGGGGAACACCACGAATCGCCAACCGACTATTACGCCGTGTTCGTGATTACATGACAGTTCACTCAAGTGAAGATGCAGCACACGCTGTAGAACTTGCCTTAGCTCTATATGACGTTGATGAACGCGGACTTGATCGTCTAGACCGCTCCGTACTTTCTGCTCTCGTCGAACGCTTCAATGGGGGACCGGTTGGTGTGAATTCTCTGGCAATTTCAATCGGTGAAGAATCAGAAACGATTGAGGCCACAGTCGAGCCATTTCTTATCCGAGAAGGGCTTATGAGCCGCACCCATCGTGGACGCATTGCAACATCACAAGGATGGGCCCATTTAGGCCTGACTCCTCCCTCAATAAACCCATAG
- the ruvA gene encoding Holliday junction branch migration protein RuvA, giving the protein MIASLNGTVSAVRDSTCIVDVNGVGYLVHITSGHKRTLAVGEKHVFFTSLVVREDSMTLFGFESPESTEIFEVLLSVSGVGPRSALAILSELSPAEILTAVVDENDAAFKKVSGIGPKTAKLIIVQLAGKISSLSHSSHATASPHPSTEAETIVLNALVGLGWNEKIAQDALQTLSGTSLDRSSSSVLLKEALALLAGKK; this is encoded by the coding sequence GTGATTGCCTCCCTCAATGGCACAGTTTCAGCTGTGCGAGACTCAACTTGCATCGTCGATGTCAACGGTGTCGGCTATCTCGTGCACATCACCTCAGGGCACAAAAGAACCCTAGCGGTGGGGGAGAAGCATGTCTTTTTCACTTCACTTGTGGTTCGTGAAGACTCGATGACCCTCTTTGGATTTGAGTCGCCTGAAAGCACAGAAATTTTTGAAGTATTACTTTCTGTCTCTGGTGTTGGCCCACGCTCTGCTCTGGCGATTCTTTCTGAGCTCTCACCAGCAGAAATATTGACTGCTGTTGTTGATGAGAATGATGCGGCGTTCAAAAAGGTTTCTGGAATTGGTCCCAAAACAGCAAAACTGATTATTGTTCAGTTAGCAGGCAAGATTAGTTCGTTGTCACATTCTTCCCACGCAACTGCCTCGCCTCACCCATCTACTGAAGCGGAAACAATTGTTCTCAATGCCTTGGTTGGTCTGGGCTGGAATGAAAAAATAGCCCAAGACGCTCTACAAACCCTTTCAGGCACTTCGTTAGACCGATCCTCTTCTTCAGTTCTCCTCAAAGAAGCCCTTGCGCTCTTGGCTGGAAAAAAGTAA
- the ruvC gene encoding crossover junction endodeoxyribonuclease RuvC, which produces MRILGVDPGLTRCGVGVIDAKADRSVSLVHVSVLTTDKQLDLPERLLLLQNDLAQLIDKYEPQRIAVERVFAQHNLRTVMGTAQASAVAFLEAAQRGLPVDLHTPSEVKASITGTGRANKAQVASMVGRLLVLPEGKLLPDATDALALAICNAWRGGSMTVPQGALTPAQQRWREAERQAKKRG; this is translated from the coding sequence TTGCGTATTCTCGGAGTTGATCCGGGACTCACCCGTTGTGGCGTGGGTGTTATTGATGCGAAAGCTGACCGTTCTGTTTCGCTCGTTCATGTTTCTGTGCTCACTACTGATAAACAACTCGATCTACCCGAGCGACTTCTTCTGTTACAAAACGATTTGGCACAGCTGATTGACAAGTACGAACCGCAACGCATAGCTGTAGAACGGGTTTTCGCACAACACAACCTTCGGACGGTAATGGGAACTGCTCAAGCCAGTGCTGTGGCTTTTCTTGAAGCTGCACAACGAGGTCTTCCAGTAGATCTTCATACTCCGAGTGAAGTAAAAGCATCGATAACGGGAACCGGCCGAGCCAACAAGGCCCAAGTAGCATCAATGGTTGGGAGACTTTTAGTTCTGCCCGAAGGCAAACTTCTTCCCGACGCCACAGATGCCCTTGCTTTGGCAATTTGTAACGCGTGGCGTGGCGGGTCAATGACTGTTCCTCAGGGCGCACTCACTCCTGCACAGCAACGTTGGCGTGAGGCGGAGCGTCAGGCCAAAAAACGAGGATAA
- a CDS encoding YebC/PmpR family DNA-binding transcriptional regulator: MSGHSKWATTKHKKAVIDARRAKSFAKLIKNIEVAAKLGGADLSGNPTLVDAVQKAKKTSVPNDNIDRAIKRGAGLTGDSVEYTTIMYEGYGPNGVALLIECLTDNKNRAAAEVRTAMSRNGGNMADPGSVAYNFSRKGVIRVSAQAGVDEDTILAAVLDAGAEDVSSHNGSFEIISEPQDLVAVREALQAANIDYDSADAEFVPNLEVEIDADTARKVFKLIDALEDSDDVQNVFSNFDLSESVLAELEQE; the protein is encoded by the coding sequence ATGTCTGGACATTCCAAGTGGGCCACCACCAAGCACAAAAAAGCTGTTATTGATGCGCGCCGCGCTAAGTCGTTTGCAAAGCTCATCAAAAACATTGAAGTTGCAGCAAAACTTGGTGGCGCTGATCTTTCTGGAAACCCAACCCTTGTTGATGCAGTTCAGAAAGCTAAAAAAACTAGCGTTCCTAACGACAACATTGATCGCGCTATCAAGCGAGGTGCAGGCCTGACCGGTGACTCAGTCGAGTACACCACCATCATGTATGAAGGCTACGGACCCAACGGGGTCGCCCTCCTCATTGAATGTTTGACAGATAACAAAAACCGCGCCGCAGCAGAGGTTCGCACTGCCATGAGCCGTAATGGCGGCAACATGGCAGATCCCGGATCTGTTGCCTATAACTTCAGCCGCAAAGGCGTGATCAGAGTTTCAGCGCAGGCTGGTGTTGATGAAGACACAATCCTTGCTGCAGTGCTCGATGCCGGTGCCGAGGATGTATCTAGCCACAACGGGTCATTTGAAATCATCTCGGAGCCCCAAGATCTCGTTGCGGTGCGTGAAGCACTACAGGCTGCGAACATAGACTACGACTCTGCTGATGCAGAGTTCGTTCCCAATCTTGAGGTAGAAATTGATGCTGACACTGCACGAAAAGTGTTCAAGCTTATTGACGCTCTCGAAGACTCGGATGACGTTCAAAATGTCTTCAGCAATTTCGATTTGAGCGAATCTGTACTTGCCGAATTAGAGCAGGAATAA
- the pdxT gene encoding pyridoxal 5'-phosphate synthase glutaminase subunit PdxT gives MAGKYSHLRIGVLAFQGDVREHMQVLSTLGAQVIKVRRPEELATVDALVIPGGESSVMDKLVRQFGMQQPLRSAIADGMPVFGTCAGLIMMADNVVDAIVEQESLGGLHVDVRRNAFGTQIDSFEVDLPMPGVSEELIPATFIRAPIVERVGEGVRVISQLHDGRIVAVEQDNLLGISFHPEVNGDPRVHEYFLGRVAQYVEKKKAKI, from the coding sequence GTGGCTGGTAAATATTCACATCTCCGAATAGGAGTTCTAGCCTTCCAGGGCGATGTTCGTGAGCATATGCAGGTGCTTTCTACATTGGGAGCCCAGGTCATCAAAGTTCGTCGTCCGGAGGAACTTGCAACTGTAGATGCCCTCGTTATTCCTGGCGGGGAATCAAGTGTTATGGACAAGTTGGTTCGACAATTTGGGATGCAACAGCCACTTCGTTCTGCCATTGCTGATGGAATGCCTGTTTTTGGAACCTGTGCGGGATTGATCATGATGGCAGACAACGTTGTTGATGCCATCGTTGAGCAAGAATCTTTGGGTGGACTTCATGTTGATGTGCGCCGGAATGCTTTTGGGACCCAAATTGATTCCTTTGAGGTTGATTTGCCCATGCCAGGGGTTTCGGAAGAACTCATTCCTGCCACGTTTATTCGAGCTCCAATTGTTGAACGAGTTGGAGAGGGAGTTCGAGTCATTTCTCAACTTCATGATGGGAGAATCGTTGCCGTCGAACAGGATAATTTGTTAGGAATTTCTTTCCATCCAGAAGTCAATGGCGATCCACGTGTTCATGAATATTTCCTTGGGCGCGTAGCTCAATACGTTGAAAAGAAGAAAGCTAAGATTTAA
- the pdxS gene encoding pyridoxal 5'-phosphate synthase lyase subunit PdxS, translated as MTEKNNTPLTGSNRVKRGLAEQLKGGVIMDVVTAEQARIAEDAGAIAVMALERVPADIRAQGGVARMSDPDLIEGIQAAVSIPVMAKARIGHFVEAQVLAELNVDFIDESEVLSPADYVNHIDKWAFEVPFVCGATNLGEALRRVNEGAAMIRSKGEAGTGDVSEATKHIRKINAELRWLSSLAKDELYVAAKELQAPYDLVVEVASTGKLPVPLFTAGGVATPADAAMMLQLGADGVFVGSGIFKSGDPAARAKAIVKAAAFFDDPKVIVETSRGLGEAMVGINVADIPAPHRLAERGW; from the coding sequence ATGACTGAAAAGAACAACACTCCACTTACTGGTAGCAACCGCGTCAAGCGTGGTCTTGCAGAACAGCTCAAGGGTGGCGTCATCATGGACGTTGTCACCGCTGAACAGGCTCGCATCGCCGAAGATGCCGGAGCTATTGCTGTAATGGCTCTCGAGCGAGTTCCAGCAGACATTCGCGCACAGGGTGGCGTAGCTCGCATGAGCGACCCCGACTTGATCGAAGGCATCCAGGCAGCAGTGAGCATCCCTGTGATGGCTAAAGCTCGCATTGGCCACTTTGTTGAGGCGCAAGTACTTGCAGAACTGAATGTTGACTTCATTGACGAGTCAGAGGTACTCAGTCCAGCCGACTATGTCAATCACATTGACAAGTGGGCCTTTGAAGTTCCCTTTGTTTGTGGTGCCACCAACTTAGGAGAAGCGCTTCGTCGCGTAAACGAAGGTGCTGCAATGATTCGGTCCAAGGGTGAAGCTGGTACCGGTGACGTTTCCGAAGCAACCAAGCACATTCGCAAAATCAATGCTGAACTCCGCTGGCTTTCATCTTTGGCTAAAGATGAACTCTATGTTGCTGCGAAGGAACTTCAGGCTCCATATGACCTCGTCGTTGAGGTTGCTTCAACTGGAAAGCTTCCAGTTCCACTTTTCACTGCTGGCGGTGTCGCTACTCCCGCAGATGCGGCAATGATGCTCCAGCTCGGTGCTGATGGTGTTTTCGTAGGCTCTGGCATTTTCAAGTCTGGAGACCCAGCTGCACGCGCAAAGGCGATTGTCAAGGCTGCGGCTTTCTTCGATGACCCCAAGGTGATCGTGGAAACCTCACGCGGACTGGGTGAAGCTATGGTCGGCATCAATGTTGCAGACATTCCTGCTCCACACCGCCTCGCTGAACGTGGCTGGTAA
- a CDS encoding HIT domain-containing protein has product MNHYEADEFEGVDLRSASTFGAVPDEFQRLWTPHRLAYIENGQQPSRDDCPFCLAPEMSDEEALIVHRGKHAFVLLNLYPYNSGHLLVCPYRHVAMYDEASVEETAEIASLTQEAMRVLKKVARNDGYNIGMNQGRVAGAGIADHLHQHVVPRWATDSNFFPIIAKSKAITALLGDVRLAVAKAWREQN; this is encoded by the coding sequence ATGAACCACTACGAAGCAGATGAGTTTGAGGGAGTGGACCTTCGATCAGCTTCTACTTTTGGTGCTGTACCCGACGAATTTCAACGGTTGTGGACGCCACATCGTTTGGCGTATATCGAAAACGGTCAACAGCCCTCTCGAGATGACTGTCCGTTTTGCCTTGCACCGGAAATGTCTGATGAAGAGGCACTTATTGTTCATCGAGGCAAACACGCCTTTGTTTTGCTGAATTTATACCCTTATAACAGTGGACACCTGCTTGTTTGCCCCTATCGTCACGTTGCAATGTATGACGAAGCCTCTGTTGAAGAAACCGCAGAAATCGCTAGTCTGACTCAGGAAGCAATGCGAGTTTTGAAAAAAGTTGCTCGCAATGACGGTTACAACATCGGCATGAACCAAGGCCGCGTTGCTGGAGCCGGCATTGCAGATCATCTCCACCAACACGTAGTGCCACGATGGGCTACAGACTCAAATTTCTTCCCCATCATTGCCAAGAGCAAAGCAATCACAGCACTTCTCGGAGATGTCCGATTAGCGGTAGCAAAAGCTTGGCGTGAACAGAACTAA
- the thrS gene encoding threonine--tRNA ligase → MRVNGELRDLAHVLQPGDVVEPIAVDSADGLNILRHSAAHVLAQAVQNVNPEAKLGIGPPVTDGFYYDFDVEEAFTPEDMKALEKAMSRIVRAGQRFMRRVVTEEEAREELATEPYKLELIGLKGGNTGDDNESVEVGGNELTIYDNVDPSTGETVWKDLCRGPHVPNTRMIGDGFALTRLAAAYWRGSENNPQLQRIYGTAWPSKADLRAYQERLEEAAKRDHRRLGTELDLFSFPDEIGSGLPVFHPKGGVIRRTMEDYSRRRHEEGGYEFVYSPHITKSNLFETSGHLDWYADGMFPPMKLDEIRNEAGEITRQGVDYYLKPMNCPFHILIFKSRSKSYRELPLRLFEFGSVYRYEKSGVVHGLTRVRGMTQDDAHIFTTRQNMKEELTNVLNFVLSLLRDYGLDDFYLELSTKDPKKYVGDDAIWEEATETLRQVAEDSGLTLVPDPGGAAFYGPKISVQARDAIGRTWQMSTIQLDFNLPERFDLEYTGSDGNRHRPVMIHRALFGSIERFFGVLTEHYAGAFPLWLAPVQAIGIAVAEEYEEYLSGVLDQLKAEGLRVQLDASDDRMQKKIRNAAAQKIPVQIIAGEEDRANGAVSFRFRDGSQRNAIPVAQAVDLLVAAVRDHRQVMSSEDL, encoded by the coding sequence ATGCGCGTCAACGGGGAACTGCGCGACCTGGCTCATGTTTTGCAACCTGGAGACGTTGTCGAACCAATAGCTGTTGATTCTGCCGACGGCCTCAATATTCTTCGACACTCTGCCGCACACGTCCTTGCGCAGGCTGTTCAGAACGTCAACCCAGAAGCCAAGCTCGGTATTGGACCTCCCGTCACAGACGGTTTCTATTACGACTTTGATGTTGAAGAAGCGTTCACCCCTGAAGACATGAAAGCCCTGGAAAAGGCCATGTCACGCATTGTTCGCGCAGGACAGCGATTTATGCGTCGTGTTGTCACCGAAGAAGAAGCTCGTGAAGAGCTTGCCACAGAGCCATACAAACTCGAACTTATTGGCCTCAAGGGTGGCAATACAGGTGACGACAACGAGAGCGTTGAAGTTGGTGGGAATGAACTAACCATTTACGACAACGTTGATCCATCCACGGGAGAGACCGTGTGGAAGGATTTGTGCCGTGGGCCACACGTTCCAAACACCCGCATGATTGGTGATGGTTTTGCTCTGACCCGGTTGGCAGCGGCTTATTGGCGCGGTTCAGAAAACAACCCTCAACTCCAGCGGATCTATGGCACCGCATGGCCATCTAAAGCAGACCTTCGTGCATATCAAGAACGTCTCGAAGAAGCTGCAAAGCGTGATCACCGACGCCTCGGAACTGAACTTGATTTGTTTAGCTTCCCTGATGAGATTGGTTCGGGGTTACCTGTATTTCACCCCAAGGGTGGAGTGATTCGCCGGACTATGGAGGACTACTCCCGTCGTCGCCACGAAGAGGGCGGTTACGAGTTTGTCTATTCACCACACATCACCAAGTCGAACCTGTTCGAAACCAGCGGGCACTTGGATTGGTATGCGGATGGAATGTTTCCTCCGATGAAATTGGACGAAATCCGCAATGAGGCAGGTGAAATCACACGCCAAGGCGTTGATTACTACCTCAAACCAATGAACTGTCCATTCCACATTCTGATCTTTAAGTCACGCTCGAAGAGTTATCGAGAACTCCCTCTTCGACTTTTTGAGTTCGGTTCTGTCTACCGCTACGAAAAGTCAGGCGTAGTTCACGGTCTCACACGTGTTCGTGGCATGACGCAAGATGATGCTCACATTTTCACCACCCGTCAGAACATGAAGGAAGAGCTCACCAACGTTTTGAACTTCGTTCTTTCGCTGTTGCGTGACTATGGGTTGGATGATTTCTATCTCGAGCTTTCCACCAAAGATCCCAAGAAGTACGTTGGAGACGACGCTATCTGGGAAGAAGCGACAGAGACGCTGCGACAGGTTGCTGAAGACTCCGGTTTGACGCTGGTTCCTGATCCAGGGGGCGCTGCTTTCTATGGCCCTAAGATTTCTGTTCAGGCCCGTGATGCCATTGGTCGCACATGGCAAATGTCAACAATTCAACTCGACTTCAACCTGCCTGAGCGTTTTGATCTGGAATACACCGGTTCAGACGGTAACCGTCACCGTCCAGTCATGATTCACCGAGCATTGTTTGGATCAATTGAACGGTTCTTTGGCGTACTCACTGAGCACTATGCGGGCGCTTTCCCGCTTTGGTTGGCGCCTGTTCAAGCTATAGGTATTGCTGTAGCTGAAGAGTATGAAGAGTACCTCTCTGGTGTTCTAGACCAGCTCAAAGCAGAGGGGCTTCGCGTCCAACTTGATGCAAGCGATGACCGCATGCAAAAGAAGATTCGTAATGCTGCCGCTCAGAAAATTCCCGTGCAGATCATTGCTGGCGAAGAAGACAGGGCCAATGGTGCAGTGAGTTTCCGTTTCCGTGACGGTAGCCAGCGCAACGCAATCCCCGTGGCTCAAGCAGTCGATCTTCTTGTAGCTGCAGTTCGAGACCACCGTCAGGTAATGAGCTCCGAAGACCTATGA
- a CDS encoding ammonium transporter, translated as MDTGNTAFLIVCTALVLMMTPALAFFYGGLVRAKSVISMMMLSFGSMAIVGVLWIIYGYAIAFPALGGPATYGIPGVFNIDLAHMGLENLIEVPDGATVPPLVFAAFQATFAMITVALISGAIADRAKFGAWMVFAGVWATIVYFPVASWIFNFTVEDGEITSGGWLVYNVGALDFAGGTAVEINSGAAALALALVLGKRIGFAKGVHKPHNVPFVLLGAGLLWFGWFGFNAGSAIAADGVAAIALINTMAAGAAGIIGWLIVERIKDGKATSVGAASGAVAGLVAITPSCAYLTPSWALVLGVLTGVLCALAVELKFTFGFDDSLDVVGIHLVGGLIGTLFLGFFATEVGLIYSGSFDQLGKQAIAAFSVLIYSFTLSFAIGWVIDKTMGFRVKNEDELAGIDLVMHGEESYDY; from the coding sequence ATGGATACAGGTAATACCGCTTTTCTCATTGTTTGCACCGCTTTGGTGTTGATGATGACACCAGCATTGGCATTCTTCTATGGCGGTCTTGTTCGCGCCAAGAGCGTCATCAGCATGATGATGCTCAGTTTTGGCTCGATGGCTATTGTTGGCGTTTTGTGGATTATCTATGGCTATGCCATCGCATTCCCCGCTCTAGGTGGACCTGCAACCTACGGAATCCCCGGTGTATTCAACATCGACTTAGCCCACATGGGATTAGAAAATCTCATTGAAGTTCCAGACGGGGCAACAGTTCCTCCTCTCGTCTTTGCCGCTTTCCAAGCCACGTTTGCCATGATTACCGTTGCGCTCATTTCTGGGGCTATCGCAGACCGTGCAAAGTTTGGTGCATGGATGGTCTTTGCTGGCGTGTGGGCAACCATTGTCTACTTCCCAGTAGCCTCCTGGATCTTTAATTTCACTGTTGAAGACGGAGAAATTACCAGTGGGGGATGGTTGGTCTACAACGTTGGCGCACTTGACTTCGCTGGTGGAACAGCAGTCGAAATCAACTCCGGTGCTGCTGCGCTGGCACTTGCTCTAGTGCTCGGGAAACGAATTGGATTCGCAAAGGGCGTTCATAAACCGCACAACGTACCTTTTGTCCTCCTAGGTGCAGGTTTGCTGTGGTTTGGCTGGTTTGGTTTCAATGCTGGCTCTGCAATTGCCGCAGATGGAGTTGCTGCCATTGCGTTGATTAACACCATGGCAGCAGGAGCCGCGGGCATTATCGGATGGCTTATTGTCGAACGCATTAAAGATGGCAAAGCTACCTCTGTCGGTGCGGCCTCGGGCGCTGTTGCGGGCCTCGTTGCGATTACTCCCTCGTGTGCCTACCTCACTCCAAGCTGGGCACTCGTTCTTGGAGTACTCACTGGTGTCTTGTGTGCACTTGCGGTTGAGCTCAAATTCACTTTTGGCTTCGATGACTCGCTAGATGTTGTTGGTATCCACCTCGTTGGTGGCTTGATTGGAACATTGTTCCTTGGATTCTTTGCCACTGAAGTGGGGCTGATTTACTCAGGTTCTTTCGACCAACTGGGGAAGCAAGCCATCGCAGCTTTTAGTGTTCTGATCTATTCCTTTACCCTCTCGTTTGCAATCGGCTGGGTTATTGATAAGACAATGGGATTCCGAGTCAAGAATGAGGACGAGCTTGCAGGTATTGACCTTGTCATGCACGGAGAAGAGAGTTACGACTACTAA